One window of Cryptobacterium curtum DSM 15641 genomic DNA carries:
- a CDS encoding 6-pyruvoyl trahydropterin synthase family protein, whose product MYGLKTESYFDGAHFLAEYHGKCENLHGHRWRVVAILGSACLMPSGDERDMVMDFSSFKQTLRDLTAAFDHTFIVEEGTLAPDTLDCLAREGFHLTMVPFRTTAENFARHFFSKLDQAGFPVEQVEVYETPMNCAIYTHDASGDCA is encoded by the coding sequence ATGTACGGGTTAAAAACCGAAAGTTACTTTGACGGCGCTCACTTTCTTGCTGAGTATCACGGGAAGTGTGAAAACCTGCATGGTCATCGCTGGCGTGTTGTCGCAATACTTGGGTCGGCTTGCCTTATGCCATCTGGAGACGAACGCGATATGGTCATGGATTTCTCGTCGTTCAAGCAGACGCTCCGCGATCTTACCGCGGCGTTTGATCATACCTTTATTGTTGAAGAGGGAACCCTTGCTCCTGACACACTCGACTGTCTCGCGCGTGAGGGCTTTCACCTCACTATGGTCCCTTTCCGCACGACGGCTGAAAATTTTGCTCGGCACTTTTTCTCTAAACTTGATCAGGCAGGATTCCCTGTTGAGCAGGTAGAGGTCTACGAAACGCCAATGAACTGCGCTATATATACCCATGATGCATCGGGTGATTGTGCATGA
- a CDS encoding tRNA threonylcarbamoyladenosine dehydratase — translation MEEHRFDRLKLLIGTDAVEKLAQSHVIVMGVGGVGGFAACGLARSGIGSLTLIDRDMYDETNLNRQIGALDSTIGKPKVEVMKQRIAEINPHCRVIARQLLYLPETKDSLNFSSYDYVIDAVDTMTAKLLIIEEAQRAATPVISIMGTGNKLDPTALAVADIAETRICPLARILRKELRRRGIHHVPVVYSTEQSRMPGAADGHTTPVKRGTPPASAIFVPATAGMIAASQVIKNLIETENAPHPHR, via the coding sequence ATGGAAGAACATCGTTTCGATCGCTTGAAGTTGCTTATTGGCACCGACGCGGTAGAGAAGCTCGCACAATCCCACGTTATTGTCATGGGTGTGGGCGGTGTTGGTGGCTTTGCAGCGTGTGGACTCGCACGAAGCGGGATTGGTTCTCTCACGCTTATTGACCGCGATATGTATGACGAAACAAATCTCAATCGCCAAATTGGGGCCCTTGACTCCACCATTGGGAAACCAAAGGTCGAGGTTATGAAACAGCGCATTGCTGAGATTAATCCTCATTGTCGCGTGATCGCCCGTCAACTGCTGTATCTTCCTGAGACAAAAGATTCCCTCAACTTTAGTTCGTATGACTACGTTATTGATGCAGTTGACACCATGACTGCCAAGCTCCTTATTATTGAAGAAGCACAACGAGCTGCGACGCCCGTCATATCAATTATGGGTACCGGCAATAAGCTTGATCCGACCGCACTTGCCGTAGCTGACATAGCTGAAACACGTATCTGTCCGCTTGCGCGCATTCTGCGTAAGGAATTACGGCGACGCGGAATACACCACGTACCAGTTGTTTATTCGACAGAGCAATCACGTATGCCCGGCGCAGCTGATGGGCATACCACACCCGTTAAACGTGGTACTCCACCTGCAAGCGCTATCTTTGTGCCTGCAACTGCTGGAATGATCGCCGCTTCTCAGGTTATAAAAAATCTTATCGAAACAGAAAATGCGCCTCACCCCCACAGATGA
- the rnhA gene encoding ribonuclease HI, whose product MSQRVQLYCDGGCRGNQGKVNIGGWGSYLIWGSHTKELFGGERNTTNNKMELTGCIEGLRAIKNKSVGVDVYLDSAYVYNGISTWIYGWMKKNWVNSKKEPVANKDLWLELLAEREKFNDITFNKVKGHADNVGNIKADELANRAMDEVE is encoded by the coding sequence ATGAGTCAGCGGGTGCAGCTGTACTGCGACGGCGGTTGCCGTGGCAACCAGGGAAAAGTCAATATTGGTGGCTGGGGCTCCTATCTTATCTGGGGGTCTCACACCAAAGAATTGTTCGGCGGCGAACGCAATACAACCAATAACAAGATGGAATTAACCGGCTGCATCGAAGGCCTGCGCGCCATTAAGAATAAAAGCGTGGGCGTCGATGTCTACCTCGATAGTGCCTATGTCTATAACGGCATTTCAACGTGGATATATGGGTGGATGAAGAAAAACTGGGTTAACTCAAAAAAGGAACCGGTAGCAAATAAAGATCTGTGGCTGGAACTTTTGGCTGAACGAGAAAAATTTAACGACATTACCTTTAACAAGGTGAAGGGTCATGCCGATAATGTGGGCAATATTAAAGCAGATGAATTAGCCAATCGCGCTATGGATGAAGTTGAGTAG
- a CDS encoding M6 family metalloprotease domain-containing protein, with protein MQNTMRTGAVGTIVRLACSVGVAAACGAFALTVHPVPASATPAYGGLVPTSQPDGTTFNSRLVGNENFHYRITDEGAIVQQDPESGTWYQVVMESQNNLSLGALAQNEKESHALGADDLASDTVKKQLYALGGASYTPAPAFDPQSVVTLDKIRETQSLDNGKLSRSARSTDGTTSLPLVTIMVGFEDEPYNSDYDWSKQFFKGDYSITSFYRESSNGKFTWLPIEETSAYGVDGNTNKSDISNDGVVHVTLSQKYGNVGDSGSDEYWDTLRAAFKEAAKYVDFAAYDKNGNGVLDQTEIGIGIVLAGYDQSAGYTPVGHHSIWPHKWYFQDPYAVTSSSGSVSISSYVLQAETESTRQGEEHQSGIGALGHELGHYLGLPDLYDTSDGTGAWSDYTVGYLSMMDGGSWGRTSSGEYRPTFFDAYCRYMLGYIDPEEISKDGTYTATSQKSDAGFKSYIIRVNDDEYYLVENRQYESFDEGMEAAFTSGSVRNTAADGQPSNGYSYTNPTGGLVVWHIDNGIAVNNGLVTPSDPSLSNTVNVKKHRPGIMPAYYEVSSVAAGRPLQNLPFMNANTNKQVGSDPLKVLAYNACALPSERTDTGIRISTAAAGAQSMDFTVDFPNPVNPPTPGWHQDEAGTWTYVIDDGTLATGWQDINGSHYWFDEAGSMATGWKQLDGTWYYLQSWGGTALGWASIDGSWYWFDANGAMATGWKQLDGSWYYLQSWGGAAVGWQQVDGAWYHFDASGVMQTGWLYSDDSWYYLNADGAMVTGWCEIDGSWYYLKDSGAMATGLYVINGVTHRFASSGAWLS; from the coding sequence ATGCAAAACACGATGCGGACAGGTGCGGTTGGTACCATCGTGCGCCTAGCATGTTCGGTGGGGGTAGCTGCTGCTTGCGGCGCTTTTGCCTTAACCGTTCATCCTGTACCCGCGAGTGCTACTCCTGCCTATGGAGGTTTGGTACCGACATCTCAGCCGGATGGTACGACCTTTAATTCGCGTTTGGTGGGTAATGAAAACTTTCACTACCGTATAACCGACGAAGGCGCGATTGTTCAGCAAGATCCTGAAAGTGGTACTTGGTATCAGGTTGTTATGGAATCTCAGAACAACCTTTCATTAGGTGCTCTTGCTCAGAACGAAAAAGAATCTCATGCGCTCGGCGCCGACGATCTCGCGTCTGACACGGTTAAAAAGCAACTGTATGCATTAGGCGGTGCCTCATATACACCGGCTCCGGCATTTGACCCGCAGAGTGTGGTGACACTCGATAAGATTCGTGAAACTCAATCGCTTGATAACGGTAAACTTTCACGATCGGCGCGATCGACTGATGGGACAACCTCACTTCCGTTAGTTACAATTATGGTTGGCTTTGAAGATGAGCCTTATAACAGCGATTACGATTGGTCAAAGCAGTTCTTCAAAGGTGATTACAGTATTACTTCATTTTATCGAGAATCATCAAATGGCAAGTTTACTTGGCTTCCCATTGAAGAAACAAGTGCTTATGGCGTCGATGGAAATACAAATAAGTCTGATATATCTAACGATGGTGTCGTGCATGTAACTCTGTCGCAAAAATATGGAAACGTGGGCGATAGTGGCAGTGATGAATATTGGGATACTTTGCGTGCGGCGTTTAAAGAAGCAGCCAAATATGTTGACTTTGCTGCTTACGACAAGAACGGTAACGGCGTGCTTGACCAGACCGAAATCGGTATTGGTATTGTGTTAGCTGGTTACGATCAATCTGCTGGTTATACGCCCGTGGGCCATCATTCTATCTGGCCCCATAAGTGGTACTTCCAAGATCCGTATGCCGTAACCAGTTCAAGTGGATCAGTTTCGATATCGTCATATGTCCTTCAGGCTGAAACGGAATCAACGCGCCAAGGCGAAGAACATCAGAGTGGCATTGGTGCACTTGGTCATGAATTGGGTCATTATCTGGGATTACCCGACCTCTACGATACGAGTGATGGCACGGGTGCCTGGTCGGACTACACCGTTGGCTATCTTTCAATGATGGATGGCGGCTCGTGGGGTCGCACGTCATCGGGGGAATATCGCCCCACGTTCTTTGATGCCTATTGCCGCTATATGCTTGGCTACATCGATCCTGAAGAAATCAGCAAGGATGGCACTTATACCGCAACGTCGCAAAAGAGCGATGCGGGCTTTAAGTCCTATATCATTCGTGTTAACGATGATGAATACTATCTTGTTGAGAATAGGCAATACGAATCATTTGACGAGGGAATGGAAGCAGCTTTCACAAGCGGTTCGGTGAGAAATACCGCCGCTGACGGTCAGCCTTCAAATGGGTATTCCTATACAAACCCAACAGGTGGGCTGGTTGTCTGGCATATCGATAACGGTATCGCCGTCAACAATGGTCTCGTAACACCGTCTGATCCGTCGCTGTCTAATACGGTTAACGTCAAGAAGCATCGTCCAGGCATTATGCCGGCATATTACGAAGTGTCGAGTGTTGCTGCTGGTCGGCCGCTACAAAATCTTCCGTTCATGAACGCCAACACCAATAAGCAGGTGGGCAGCGATCCTCTGAAAGTGCTTGCTTATAATGCCTGTGCACTCCCGTCTGAACGCACGGATACAGGTATTCGTATTTCTACTGCGGCCGCGGGTGCTCAGTCGATGGACTTTACCGTTGACTTCCCTAATCCTGTTAATCCGCCCACACCTGGTTGGCACCAGGATGAAGCCGGCACGTGGACCTATGTGATCGACGACGGTACGCTGGCAACAGGATGGCAGGACATCAACGGAAGTCACTATTGGTTCGACGAGGCTGGTTCGATGGCAACTGGTTGGAAACAACTCGACGGTACCTGGTATTATCTGCAGAGTTGGGGTGGTACGGCCCTTGGCTGGGCATCAATTGATGGTAGCTGGTACTGGTTTGACGCAAATGGTGCGATGGCTACTGGTTGGAAGCAGCTTGATGGCTCTTGGTATTATCTGCAGAGTTGGGGTGGAGCTGCCGTTGGTTGGCAGCAGGTTGATGGCGCCTGGTATCACTTTGATGCGTCAGGTGTTATGCAAACTGGCTGGCTGTACTCTGACGATAGCTGGTACTACCTTAATGCCGACGGCGCTATGGTAACTGGCTGGTGTGAAATCGACGGTTCGTGGTATTACCTGAAAGATTCAGGTGCTATGGCAACTGGACTGTATGTAATCAATGGCGTTACGCATCGTTTTGCGAGTTCTGGCGCCTGGTTGAGCTAG
- a CDS encoding RluA family pseudouridine synthase, whose translation MASQFSLIVTQADAGMRLDSLLAVSGAYPSRSAAVKQIEAGKVLVNGLARSKRSIVAPGDTIVYEEIPLATHIPLRGEPIPLDVRFEDRWMMAISKQAGLCVHPAPGHEGGTLVNALIYAYGRDSLAHVQGDDRPGIVHRLDMDTSGLMMCAKDDTCGMALQDLVRDHKVDRRYLTLVHGNIAFDTGQIDEPIGRVGDDRLRMKISYRPTARNALTTFTVLERFEAGRADNGYTLLECRLYTGRTHQIRVHMEFIGHCCVGDPLYRWGNEQVNLELSRQFLHSYSLSFNHPMTGDDIALVDGLPPDLFGALRSLEDRSMGRTEAGKRIFATLATAPRQSEELQAHYF comes from the coding sequence ATGGCAAGTCAGTTTTCCCTTATCGTCACACAGGCCGATGCGGGAATGCGGCTTGATAGCCTTTTAGCGGTCTCAGGCGCCTATCCAAGTCGCAGCGCAGCAGTTAAGCAGATTGAAGCGGGCAAGGTGCTTGTGAATGGACTCGCGCGCTCGAAGCGCTCAATCGTGGCACCGGGCGATACCATTGTCTATGAGGAAATTCCTCTTGCTACCCATATTCCGCTACGTGGTGAACCTATTCCACTTGATGTGCGGTTTGAAGATCGCTGGATGATGGCCATCAGCAAGCAAGCAGGTCTCTGTGTACACCCCGCACCGGGGCATGAAGGTGGCACGCTCGTTAATGCACTCATCTATGCCTATGGGCGCGATAGTCTTGCTCATGTGCAAGGTGACGATCGACCGGGTATTGTTCATCGTCTTGATATGGACACGAGTGGGCTTATGATGTGTGCGAAAGACGACACCTGTGGCATGGCGCTGCAGGATCTCGTACGCGATCACAAGGTTGATCGACGATACTTAACGTTAGTGCACGGAAATATTGCCTTTGATACTGGTCAGATTGATGAACCAATCGGACGTGTTGGTGACGATCGGTTACGCATGAAGATTTCTTATCGGCCGACGGCTCGCAATGCGCTAACGACCTTTACGGTGCTTGAGCGCTTTGAAGCAGGGCGTGCGGATAATGGCTATACCCTTTTAGAGTGTCGGCTCTATACGGGTCGTACCCATCAAATTCGAGTACATATGGAGTTCATTGGTCATTGCTGCGTTGGTGATCCTCTGTATCGATGGGGAAATGAACAGGTGAATCTCGAACTCTCGCGGCAATTCCTTCATTCTTATTCACTCAGTTTTAATCACCCGATGACCGGTGATGATATAGCACTTGTTGACGGCTTACCACCTGATCTCTTCGGGGCATTGCGCAGTTTGGAAGATCGAAGTATGGGTCGTACCGAAGCAGGCAAGCGCATTTTTGCAACGCTTGCAACGGCTCCTCGTCAATCAGAAGAATTACAGGCACACTACTTTTAG
- the hemH gene encoding ferrochelatase, with protein MKTGIIIGNAGSPSAPTAEAVRDYLASFLVDRRIRPLPQPIWHLLLHGIILPRRPVKSALRYKRIWQPAGSPLVIAQDRLASLLQESFARSADDADAVNDTDTEVIVHSAMCYGAPSMTDALRALKDKGCNRIILLPLYPQSAYSSTYSVIDAFEQAIDALHWPDAADIQVIKRYADRPRYLDAIAGSIQKAGFGDRSDDKLLISLHAIPLKDERNGDSYRAQIHQMIEHIAERLESDVDDITLGFQSVFGPHKASWTTPLSTDILKKWHDEGLTSRVFFICPGFALDCLETLHDIPREMMALLEFGATADDLEVLAAAGDTAAAAALAAIDEAQRRMVETTETLSLAGDEARFKGVRCLGPSPEEVALLHEVALDALNLFKRVGKEGSDVN; from the coding sequence ATGAAAACAGGCATCATTATAGGGAATGCGGGTTCTCCGTCGGCCCCCACTGCTGAAGCAGTACGAGACTACCTTGCGAGTTTTTTGGTTGATCGACGAATTCGTCCACTTCCGCAGCCAATTTGGCATTTACTGCTCCATGGCATTATTTTGCCGCGGCGGCCAGTGAAATCAGCACTTCGGTATAAGCGTATTTGGCAGCCAGCTGGCTCTCCGCTCGTTATTGCACAAGACCGTCTGGCGTCTCTTTTGCAGGAATCATTTGCTCGTTCTGCAGACGATGCCGATGCTGTAAACGACACTGATACGGAAGTTATTGTACACAGTGCCATGTGTTACGGCGCACCTTCGATGACCGATGCCCTGCGTGCCTTGAAAGATAAAGGATGCAATCGCATTATTCTGCTCCCCCTATATCCGCAAAGCGCCTATTCATCGACGTATTCAGTGATAGATGCTTTTGAGCAGGCAATAGATGCTCTTCACTGGCCTGATGCTGCCGATATACAGGTGATAAAGCGCTACGCAGATAGACCTCGTTATTTAGATGCGATTGCAGGATCGATACAAAAGGCGGGCTTCGGCGATAGATCAGACGATAAGTTGCTTATTTCGCTTCATGCGATTCCGCTCAAAGATGAGCGCAATGGCGATTCTTATCGCGCGCAGATTCACCAGATGATTGAGCACATAGCCGAACGGTTAGAAAGTGATGTGGACGATATCACACTCGGATTTCAAAGTGTATTTGGCCCACACAAAGCATCGTGGACTACGCCGTTATCGACCGATATTCTCAAGAAGTGGCATGATGAAGGTCTAACGTCACGAGTCTTTTTCATTTGTCCTGGTTTTGCGCTTGATTGCTTAGAGACGCTTCACGATATTCCGCGCGAAATGATGGCATTGCTTGAATTTGGTGCAACAGCTGACGATTTAGAGGTCCTGGCGGCTGCGGGTGACACTGCTGCTGCAGCAGCCCTTGCAGCGATTGACGAAGCACAGCGACGCATGGTTGAAACCACCGAAACGCTCTCACTTGCGGGCGATGAGGCCCGCTTTAAGGGTGTTCGCTGTTTAGGGCCATCACCAGAAGAAGTTGCTCTTCTACACGAAGTGGCTCTTGACGCGCTTAATCTATTCAAACGCGTGGGAAAAGAGGGAAGCGATGTCAACTGA
- a CDS encoding 3'-5' exonuclease has translation MNVTQAIEQAQALVVPEFLFGMGTDAVLDERNRNESAIKILVTEWFENDNPSFSFDLVRNLADRNRELCDALVGQPIPDTNSPNLPRSLSEDDIIRSIAALQNRAADAVQKEVSDVRNTALDVVYASHPLGGVVVGVDLETTGRAPDRGRIINVGWEYVKLAEGEKPFGACAAWCGLPAQYEETGVPLTEIHGITWDDIADRPQFRDDSDLQASLLQALEAFPYLAHNAAFEDAWLLLNLNGYAEGRKAGRIVPVDTRDICRQLDPEVRYLPHESRPASLESWARRRKTLSADEDERHLGLDDTDLMLRTVLAELAERNLLPKSS, from the coding sequence ATGAATGTTACCCAGGCGATCGAGCAAGCCCAGGCGCTTGTCGTTCCCGAATTTCTTTTTGGTATGGGCACTGATGCGGTGCTTGATGAACGTAATCGCAATGAATCAGCCATCAAAATACTGGTGACGGAATGGTTCGAAAACGATAACCCTTCATTTTCCTTTGATCTAGTCCGCAATTTAGCTGACAGAAATCGCGAGCTCTGTGACGCGCTGGTGGGACAGCCTATTCCTGACACGAATAGTCCAAACCTGCCACGGAGTCTTTCCGAAGATGACATTATTCGATCAATTGCTGCCTTACAGAATCGTGCTGCCGATGCGGTGCAAAAAGAAGTTTCAGATGTGCGTAATACCGCGCTTGATGTGGTGTATGCAAGTCATCCATTAGGTGGGGTAGTAGTTGGCGTTGATCTCGAGACAACTGGCCGCGCGCCCGATCGCGGACGCATCATTAATGTGGGCTGGGAATACGTTAAGCTTGCCGAAGGCGAAAAGCCATTTGGTGCGTGTGCAGCGTGGTGTGGTCTGCCTGCTCAATATGAAGAAACGGGTGTGCCACTAACTGAAATACATGGTATTACCTGGGATGATATAGCTGATCGTCCGCAGTTTCGGGACGATAGCGACCTGCAGGCTAGTTTACTGCAAGCGCTCGAAGCATTTCCGTATCTTGCGCATAACGCGGCCTTTGAGGATGCGTGGCTTTTGCTGAATCTCAACGGCTATGCCGAGGGTCGCAAAGCAGGCCGCATTGTCCCTGTGGACACACGCGATATTTGTCGTCAGCTTGATCCTGAAGTGCGTTATCTTCCACATGAATCGCGACCAGCATCGCTTGAGTCGTGGGCACGTCGTCGTAAGACGTTGAGTGCCGATGAAGATGAACGGCATCTTGGTCTTGACGATACCGATCTCATGTTACGTACGGTGCTTGCCGAACTGGCTGAGCGCAATTTACTGCCAAAAAGTAGTTAA
- a CDS encoding bifunctional phosphopantothenoylcysteine decarboxylase/phosphopantothenate synthase, with protein MSTEKAKSVSTPLGEPTFTSLAEAIAKSAGRSTELPADTAYAGKTVLVGVTGGIAAYKSCEIVRGLQKAGVHVKVVMTEHATHLVNPLTFRALTHESVAVDLFNDSADPIHHISLADKADVFVIAPATVNVIAKITHGIADDLLTTTASAFTGPLVICPAANVHMYESPANRANMHALAQRGVTFVEADSGYLACGYEGRGRMAEPAGIVKKVLSLLTKSISSPPSNTVLPVGAFDVQTSHEELRGAHNSPVQDGRAAKGNHVKDLSGRSVLITAGPTVEPIDAVRYLSNFSSGKTGYALAEAAIERGAKVVLVSGPVALDPPADAALVPVRTANEMHDAVAQAFDAADIAIFSAAVADFRPAQPVGRKLKKGTDGEMLSCIELVENPDILACAGRTKTHQIVVGFAAETDDVLKNARCKLVAKHADFIVANQVGDGRAFGTDSNEVWLVSADGEVQVPCMPKRDLADVILDKALEMSLGSR; from the coding sequence ATGTCAACTGAGAAGGCTAAGTCTGTTTCTACGCCTCTGGGGGAGCCTACTTTCACATCTCTGGCAGAAGCCATAGCGAAGTCTGCTGGTCGATCGACAGAGTTGCCCGCTGATACGGCATATGCTGGCAAGACGGTACTCGTTGGGGTAACGGGTGGTATAGCTGCCTATAAGTCATGCGAAATCGTGCGCGGTTTGCAGAAGGCAGGCGTACATGTGAAGGTAGTGATGACCGAGCATGCAACGCATCTGGTAAACCCGCTGACATTTCGTGCGCTTACTCACGAATCGGTGGCAGTTGACCTTTTTAATGATTCAGCTGATCCCATTCATCATATTAGTTTGGCAGATAAGGCCGACGTATTTGTTATTGCACCGGCTACGGTGAATGTTATTGCTAAGATCACCCATGGAATTGCCGATGATTTGCTGACTACCACTGCTTCAGCTTTTACTGGTCCACTTGTTATTTGTCCGGCAGCGAATGTGCATATGTATGAAAGTCCTGCCAATAGGGCAAACATGCACGCTCTTGCGCAGCGGGGCGTTACGTTTGTCGAAGCAGATAGCGGTTATCTTGCGTGTGGGTACGAAGGTCGCGGCCGTATGGCAGAGCCTGCTGGCATTGTGAAAAAGGTCCTTTCACTGCTTACTAAATCAATCAGTTCACCCCCTTCGAATACCGTGCTGCCAGTAGGCGCTTTTGATGTTCAAACAAGCCATGAAGAATTGCGTGGTGCACATAATTCGCCGGTTCAAGACGGTCGAGCGGCTAAGGGTAACCATGTCAAAGATCTGAGTGGTCGCTCGGTATTAATTACGGCAGGTCCCACCGTCGAGCCCATCGATGCGGTGCGCTACCTTTCCAACTTTAGCAGTGGCAAGACTGGTTATGCCCTAGCCGAAGCGGCAATTGAACGTGGTGCAAAGGTCGTGCTTGTCTCTGGTCCCGTTGCGCTTGATCCGCCAGCGGATGCAGCGCTTGTGCCGGTGCGAACGGCCAATGAAATGCATGATGCTGTTGCCCAGGCATTTGATGCTGCTGACATTGCTATTTTCTCTGCAGCCGTAGCAGATTTTCGGCCGGCACAACCGGTTGGGCGCAAGTTGAAAAAAGGGACTGACGGTGAGATGCTTTCCTGTATCGAACTGGTCGAAAACCCTGATATTCTTGCTTGCGCAGGACGCACAAAGACCCATCAGATTGTGGTGGGATTTGCAGCGGAGACTGACGACGTTCTTAAGAATGCGCGGTGCAAGCTTGTGGCGAAACATGCTGATTTCATAGTGGCAAATCAAGTAGGCGATGGTCGTGCATTTGGCACTGATAGTAACGAGGTTTGGCTGGTTTCTGCTGACGGCGAGGTTCAGGTACCTTGCATGCCGAAGCGTGATCTTGCTGATGTCATCCTTGATAAGGCTCTTGAAATGTCATTAGGCAGTCGTTAG
- the lspA gene encoding signal peptidase II encodes MAAFLKKELPARVTITLFCVLAICWWVFDRVTKAAVDVVSPGMVLARNVLGLFDIQLVHNTGAAWGIFGSSTAALGWFSVVVCLVACVYLLVYARNRSTAFETCCIALIVAGGLGNAYDRLTQGYVIDFINCTFIDFPVFNVADIGVTCGVILLFASLLIGRHATPDQREGKC; translated from the coding sequence ATGGCTGCCTTCTTGAAGAAAGAGCTCCCTGCTCGTGTAACCATTACGCTCTTTTGCGTGCTGGCCATTTGTTGGTGGGTGTTCGATCGCGTGACGAAGGCAGCCGTTGATGTTGTTTCACCTGGCATGGTGCTGGCACGCAACGTACTGGGGCTGTTCGATATTCAGCTTGTTCATAATACGGGTGCTGCCTGGGGGATTTTTGGCAGCTCGACAGCTGCGCTCGGCTGGTTTAGTGTGGTTGTGTGCTTGGTGGCTTGCGTATATCTGCTTGTGTATGCCCGCAATCGTTCAACAGCCTTTGAGACGTGTTGTATTGCGCTGATTGTTGCTGGAGGTCTGGGTAATGCCTATGACCGTCTGACGCAAGGCTATGTGATTGACTTTATTAACTGCACCTTTATTGATTTCCCGGTCTTTAATGTGGCTGATATTGGGGTGACCTGTGGGGTTATCCTTCTGTTCGCATCGCTTCTTATTGGTCGGCATGCTACACCTGACCAGAGGGAAGGCAAGTGCTAG
- a CDS encoding uracil-xanthine permease family protein, with protein sequence MADEMQVPTMGAQDAPDAVYDARTLGRPKMFVFGLQHMFAMFGATILVPTLTGLSVSATLLFAGLGTLLFHLLSQRKVPAFLGSSFAFIAGYAAIAPHGEAELLPYACLGVACAGLLYLVLSALFRAFGAARVMRFFPPVVTGPIVIAIGLTLASSAIQNCQTNWLVALVAVATIIVANIWGRKMVRIIPILLGVLVSYAVATALGEVDFTPVETASWIGLPVLWDNTVFALAGPSFNAGLAITAIITIVPLAFATMIEHIGDISAISSTCNRNYIANPGLHRTLLGDGLATILASLFGAPANTTYGENTGVLALTRVFDPRVIRLAALFAIVFSFCPKFSAVIEVMPACVIGGVSLVLYGMISAVGIRNLVENHVDFTLSRNIVITALIIVLSIGIAYSTAGAVVIPAGSITISLSGLAIGSLTGIILNMILPGHEAYRAVDGTEVAADDTPAATAGDLPLEGPSTRL encoded by the coding sequence ATGGCGGATGAAATGCAAGTACCCACAATGGGTGCGCAGGATGCACCAGATGCAGTCTACGATGCGCGAACGCTTGGTCGACCGAAAATGTTTGTTTTTGGCTTACAACATATGTTTGCCATGTTCGGCGCGACTATTCTGGTGCCGACACTGACCGGTCTGTCAGTTTCTGCTACGTTGCTCTTTGCGGGTTTAGGAACACTTCTGTTTCATCTGCTCTCTCAGCGTAAAGTTCCCGCTTTTCTTGGCTCTTCCTTCGCCTTTATTGCCGGGTATGCAGCGATTGCTCCTCATGGGGAAGCGGAGCTTTTGCCCTATGCCTGTTTGGGTGTTGCCTGCGCCGGTTTGCTGTACCTTGTGCTTTCAGCGCTGTTTCGAGCATTTGGCGCCGCGCGTGTTATGCGGTTTTTCCCGCCGGTGGTTACTGGCCCTATCGTAATTGCGATCGGTCTGACGTTAGCATCCTCTGCCATTCAAAACTGCCAGACGAATTGGCTTGTTGCCCTTGTTGCGGTGGCAACGATTATCGTGGCAAATATCTGGGGTCGCAAAATGGTGCGTATTATTCCTATTTTGCTTGGTGTACTGGTTTCTTATGCTGTTGCTACTGCTTTGGGTGAAGTTGACTTTACGCCAGTCGAGACGGCTTCTTGGATTGGCCTGCCGGTCTTATGGGACAACACAGTGTTCGCGCTTGCGGGACCCTCGTTTAATGCGGGTCTAGCTATTACAGCTATTATTACAATCGTGCCGCTGGCCTTTGCCACGATGATCGAACACATTGGCGACATTTCGGCCATCAGCAGCACTTGTAACCGTAATTACATTGCTAACCCTGGACTGCATCGTACCTTGCTCGGCGATGGCTTGGCAACGATTTTGGCATCGCTGTTCGGAGCGCCTGCGAATACAACCTATGGCGAAAACACTGGTGTGCTTGCACTGACTCGCGTATTTGACCCACGTGTTATTCGCTTGGCAGCACTGTTTGCAATTGTCTTTTCTTTCTGCCCGAAATTCTCCGCGGTTATCGAAGTTATGCCTGCCTGTGTTATCGGTGGTGTCTCACTTGTACTTTACGGCATGATTTCTGCAGTTGGCATTCGTAACTTGGTTGAGAATCACGTCGATTTCACGCTGAGTCGCAACATTGTTATTACGGCCCTCATCATTGTTTTGTCTATTGGCATTGCGTATAGCACGGCCGGTGCTGTTGTCATTCCTGCTGGGTCGATTACTATCAGCCTTTCGGGTTTGGCGATCGGTTCGCTTACCGGTATTATCTTAAATATGATCCTTCCTGGTCACGAGGCATATCGTGCTGTTGATGGAACCGAAGTGGCCGCCGACGATACACCAGCTGCCACTGCCGGTGATTTGCCGCTCGAAGGACCATCTACTCGTTTATAG